Proteins encoded in a region of the Pseudomonas denitrificans (nom. rej.) genome:
- the rapZ gene encoding RNase adapter RapZ codes for MRLIIISGRSGSGKSTALNVLEDNGFYCIDNLPASLLPDLAQRALLHTELLHPQVAVSIDARNLPSQLQRFPELLQEARDKHIQCDVLYLDADDETLLKRFSETRRRHPLTTDTRSLAEAISDESNLLAPIADLADLKLNTTNLNLYQLRDVLKLRLLNKPELGTAFLVESFGFKRGMPVDADLVFDVRCLPNPYWKPELREHTGLETEVQEYLAAQPDVEEMYQDILAYLNKWLPRFAASNRAYVTIAIGCTGGQHRSTYIAERIGQALKETLTNVQIRHRDLS; via the coding sequence ATGCGCCTGATCATCATCAGTGGGAGATCCGGCTCGGGCAAGAGCACCGCGCTCAACGTGCTCGAGGACAACGGCTTCTACTGCATCGACAACCTGCCGGCCAGCCTCCTCCCTGACCTGGCCCAGCGCGCACTGCTGCACACCGAGCTGCTGCATCCGCAGGTCGCCGTCTCCATCGACGCGCGCAACCTGCCCAGCCAGCTGCAGCGCTTCCCCGAGCTGCTGCAGGAAGCCCGAGACAAGCACATCCAGTGCGACGTGCTGTACCTCGATGCCGATGATGAGACGCTGCTCAAACGCTTCTCCGAGACTCGCCGACGCCACCCGTTGACCACCGACACTCGCTCCCTGGCCGAGGCCATCAGCGACGAGTCAAACCTGCTGGCGCCGATCGCCGACCTGGCCGATCTCAAGCTCAACACCACCAACCTGAACCTCTACCAGCTGCGCGACGTGCTCAAGCTGCGCCTGCTGAACAAGCCCGAACTGGGCACCGCCTTCCTGGTCGAATCATTCGGCTTCAAGCGCGGCATGCCAGTGGACGCGGACCTGGTGTTCGACGTGCGCTGCCTGCCCAATCCGTACTGGAAACCCGAACTGCGCGAGCACACCGGGCTGGAAACGGAAGTCCAGGAGTACCTGGCGGCGCAACCGGACGTCGAGGAGATGTACCAGGATATCCTCGCCTACCTGAACAAATGGCTGCCGCGCTTCGCCGCGAGCAACCGGGCCTACGTGACCATCGCCATCGGCTGCACCGGTGGCCAGCACCGCTCGACCTACATTGCCGAGCGCATTGGTCAGGCCCTCAAGGAAACCCTCACCAACGTACAGATTCGCCACCGCGACCTGAGCTAA